One region of Actinopolymorpha sp. NPDC004070 genomic DNA includes:
- a CDS encoding metallophosphoesterase family protein, with translation MSSRTVAVLSDIHGVLPALEAVLAEPDVVAADQVVLTGDLAAGPQPVETLDALAALGDRAVWVRGNADRELVEYAATGTMATDDPVARWAAGQLRKEQLTLLAELPTSVTLDVDGLGPTVFCHATPRDDEEVVVVDSRLDRWSEVLAGLDPAVRTVVCGHTHMPYARLANGRLVVNPGSVGMPYGGAGAHWALLGPGVSLRVTDFDADAACERVARESGYPDAAEWADYYLRSRASDADALEVMAPRDGRRTSGLEGSEP, from the coding sequence ATGTCGTCGCGAACCGTCGCCGTCCTGTCCGACATCCACGGCGTGCTGCCCGCGCTGGAGGCGGTGCTGGCCGAGCCGGACGTCGTCGCCGCCGACCAAGTCGTGCTCACCGGCGACCTCGCCGCCGGTCCGCAGCCGGTGGAGACGCTGGACGCGCTGGCGGCGCTCGGCGACCGCGCGGTGTGGGTACGCGGCAACGCCGACCGGGAGCTGGTGGAGTACGCCGCCACCGGAACGATGGCCACCGACGATCCCGTGGCGCGGTGGGCGGCCGGGCAGCTGCGCAAGGAGCAGTTGACACTGCTCGCGGAGCTGCCCACCTCGGTGACGCTGGACGTCGACGGGCTCGGGCCCACCGTGTTCTGCCACGCCACCCCGCGCGACGACGAGGAGGTCGTCGTGGTCGACTCGCGGCTGGACCGGTGGAGCGAGGTGCTGGCCGGCCTCGACCCCGCCGTACGCACGGTGGTCTGCGGGCACACCCACATGCCGTACGCCCGGCTGGCGAACGGCCGCCTCGTGGTCAACCCCGGTAGCGTCGGGATGCCCTACGGCGGGGCCGGCGCGCACTGGGCGTTGCTCGGGCCGGGGGTGAGCCTGCGGGTGACCGACTTCGACGCGGACGCGGCGTGCGAGCGCGTCGCCCGCGAGTCCGGGTATCCCGACGCGGCCGAGTGGGCGGACTACTACCTGCGCTCCCGGGCCTCCGACGCGGACGCACTCGAGGTGATGGCACCGCGAGACGGCCGGCGCACCTCCGGTCTGGAAGGATCGGAGCCATGA
- a CDS encoding adenylosuccinate synthase, whose protein sequence is MPAIVLVGAQWGDEGKGKVTDLLGGSVDYCVRYQGGNNAGHTVVVDGESYAVHLLPSGVITPDCVPMIGNGVVVDPAVLLDEIAMLESRGVSCDRLLISANAHLIAPYHATVDKVTERFLGKNQIGTTGRGIGPTYADKVNRVGVRVQDLFDPSILRQKVEGALEQKNHLLVKVYNRRAITVDEIVDGFLRYADALRPKVTDTSAVLNKALDEDKVVLLEGAQATMLDVDHGTYPFVTSSNPTAGGACIGAGVGPTRIDRVVGVLKAYTTRVGAGPFPTELHDADGEHLRKVGGEYGVTTGRARRCGWFDAVIARYSTRVNGFTDYFITKLDVLSGFERVPVCVAYDVDGVRHDEMPMTQTDFHHAQPIFEYLDGWWEDISGCRSFDDLPKAAQAYIRRLEELIGAPVAGIGVGPGRDEVISLRPLI, encoded by the coding sequence ATGCCCGCGATCGTGCTAGTCGGCGCCCAGTGGGGCGACGAGGGCAAGGGGAAGGTCACCGACCTGCTCGGCGGTTCGGTCGACTACTGCGTCCGCTACCAGGGCGGCAACAACGCGGGCCACACCGTGGTCGTCGACGGCGAGTCCTACGCCGTCCACCTGCTGCCCTCGGGTGTGATCACTCCCGACTGCGTGCCGATGATCGGCAACGGCGTCGTCGTCGACCCGGCCGTCCTGCTGGACGAGATCGCCATGCTGGAGTCGCGCGGTGTGAGCTGTGACCGGCTGCTGATCTCGGCCAACGCCCACCTCATCGCGCCGTACCACGCGACGGTCGACAAGGTGACCGAACGCTTCCTCGGCAAGAACCAGATCGGCACCACCGGCCGCGGCATCGGTCCGACGTACGCCGACAAGGTCAACCGGGTCGGCGTCCGCGTGCAGGACCTCTTCGACCCCAGCATCCTCCGCCAGAAGGTGGAGGGTGCGCTGGAGCAGAAGAACCACCTGCTGGTGAAGGTCTACAACCGCCGCGCCATCACGGTGGACGAGATCGTGGACGGGTTCCTGCGGTACGCCGACGCGCTGCGGCCCAAGGTCACCGACACCTCCGCGGTGCTCAACAAGGCGCTCGACGAGGACAAGGTCGTGCTGCTGGAGGGTGCGCAGGCGACGATGCTGGACGTCGACCACGGCACGTATCCGTTCGTCACCTCCTCCAACCCGACGGCCGGCGGTGCCTGCATCGGTGCCGGTGTGGGCCCGACCCGGATCGACCGGGTGGTCGGCGTGCTCAAGGCCTACACGACGCGGGTGGGTGCGGGGCCGTTCCCGACCGAGCTGCACGATGCCGACGGCGAGCACCTGCGCAAGGTGGGTGGGGAGTACGGCGTGACCACCGGCCGGGCCCGCCGCTGCGGCTGGTTCGACGCGGTGATCGCGCGCTACTCCACCCGCGTCAACGGTTTCACCGACTACTTCATCACCAAGCTGGACGTGCTGTCGGGCTTCGAGCGGGTGCCGGTATGTGTGGCGTACGACGTGGACGGGGTACGTCACGACGAGATGCCGATGACGCAGACCGACTTCCACCACGCCCAGCCGATCTTCGAGTACCTCGACGGCTGGTGGGAGGACATCTCCGGCTGCCGGTCCTTCGACGACCTGCCGAAGGCGGCGCAGGCGTACATCCGCCGGCTGGAGGAGCTCATCGGTGCCCCGGTGGCCGGCATCGGGGTCGGGCCGGGCCGCGACGAGGTCATCTCGCTCCGCCCGCTGATCTGA
- a CDS encoding LLM class F420-dependent oxidoreductase yields the protein MTTPARVAVQIQPQHADYAQIRRAVAAAEEAGVDVVYNWDHFFPLSGEPDGLHFECWTMLGAWAEATSRVEIGALVTCNSYRNPELLADMARTVDHISDGRLILGIGAGWFERDYTEYGYEFGTAGSRLNELSAALPRITARWAKLNPKPTRDIPILIGGGGEKKTLRYTAEYASIWHGFGDAETLSHKREVLDRWCGEVGRDPAQIERSAGVSGSPDEVAEGMVAAGITQFTVGVSGPDYDLAEVRDWIDWRDDHNKQLTAS from the coding sequence ATGACAACACCCGCACGTGTCGCCGTTCAGATCCAACCGCAGCACGCCGACTACGCCCAGATCCGGCGAGCGGTCGCGGCCGCCGAGGAGGCCGGGGTCGACGTCGTTTACAACTGGGACCACTTCTTCCCGCTGTCCGGTGAGCCGGACGGCCTGCACTTCGAATGCTGGACCATGCTCGGTGCGTGGGCCGAGGCGACCTCCCGGGTCGAGATCGGCGCCCTCGTCACCTGCAACAGCTACCGCAACCCCGAGTTGCTCGCCGACATGGCCCGCACCGTGGACCACATCAGCGACGGCCGGCTGATCCTCGGCATCGGGGCCGGCTGGTTCGAGCGTGACTACACCGAGTACGGCTACGAGTTCGGCACCGCCGGCAGCCGGCTGAACGAGCTGTCCGCCGCCCTCCCCCGCATCACCGCACGGTGGGCGAAGCTCAACCCGAAGCCGACCCGCGACATCCCGATCCTGATCGGTGGCGGCGGGGAGAAGAAGACGCTCCGCTACACCGCCGAGTACGCCTCGATCTGGCACGGCTTCGGCGACGCCGAGACGCTCAGCCACAAGCGCGAGGTCCTGGACCGCTGGTGCGGCGAGGTCGGCCGCGACCCGGCGCAGATCGAGCGCTCCGCCGGGGTCAGCGGCTCCCCCGACGAGGTGGCCGAGGGCATGGTGGCCGCGGGGATCACGCAGTTCACGGTCGGGGTGTCCGGCCCGGACTACGACCTCGCCGAGGTCCGCGACTGGATCGACTGGCGCGACGACCACAACAAGCAACTCACCGCGAGCTGA
- a CDS encoding phosphoribosylaminoimidazolesuccinocarboxamide synthase, which produces MSEPAPPPGLTHVYSGKVRDIYTDGDDLILVASDRISVYDVVLPTPIPDKGRILTALSLWWFERLADLAPNHVLSSTDVPAEFSGRAIRCRRLSMVPVECIARGYLTGSGLVEYADSGTVCGVPLPPGLVDGSKLPEPIFTPTTKEAVGAHDQPMTYDEVAGKVGADTAGDLRDLTVAIYRRGAEIAAEQGIVIADTKVEFGFAPDGTMTIADELLTPDSSRFWPADSWEPGHPQFAYDKQFVRDWATSTGWNKQPPAPEVPADVVAATRQRYVEAYERLTGDTWS; this is translated from the coding sequence ATGAGCGAGCCCGCACCGCCGCCCGGCCTCACCCACGTCTACTCGGGCAAGGTCCGTGACATCTACACCGACGGCGACGACCTGATCCTGGTCGCCTCGGACCGCATCTCGGTCTACGACGTCGTTCTCCCCACGCCGATCCCGGACAAGGGGCGGATCCTCACCGCCCTGTCGCTGTGGTGGTTCGAGCGGCTGGCCGACCTCGCCCCCAATCACGTGCTCTCCAGCACCGACGTCCCGGCGGAGTTCTCCGGCCGGGCGATCCGCTGCCGGCGGCTTTCCATGGTGCCGGTCGAGTGCATCGCGCGCGGCTACCTCACCGGCTCCGGCCTGGTGGAGTACGCCGACAGCGGCACCGTGTGCGGCGTACCGCTCCCGCCCGGGCTGGTGGACGGATCGAAGCTCCCCGAGCCGATCTTCACCCCCACCACCAAGGAGGCGGTGGGCGCCCACGACCAGCCGATGACCTACGACGAGGTCGCCGGCAAGGTCGGCGCGGACACCGCGGGCGACCTGCGCGATCTCACCGTGGCGATCTACCGCCGGGGTGCGGAGATCGCGGCCGAGCAGGGCATCGTCATCGCCGACACGAAGGTGGAGTTCGGTTTCGCGCCGGACGGGACGATGACGATCGCCGACGAGTTGCTGACGCCGGACTCGTCGAGGTTCTGGCCGGCCGATTCCTGGGAGCCGGGCCACCCGCAGTTCGCCTACGACAAGCAGTTCGTCCGCGACTGGGCGACCTCCACCGGCTGGAACAAGCAGCCGCCCGCGCCCGAGGTGCCGGCGGACGTGGTGGCCGCCACCCGGCAGCGCTACGTCGAGGCGTACGAACGCCTGACCGGCGACACCTGGTCCTGA
- a CDS encoding FAD-dependent oxidoreductase, translating to MRKVLVVGGGVAGCATALALHQHGIPAVVYEARYGARLPPRQPPESPGFLRGGIRISVHPRSMLDGLT from the coding sequence ATGAGGAAGGTTCTCGTCGTCGGCGGAGGGGTCGCCGGCTGCGCCACCGCGCTCGCTCTTCACCAGCACGGCATCCCCGCTGTGGTCTACGAAGCGCGGTATGGCGCACGGCTTCCCCCGCGGCAGCCGCCAGAATCGCCCGGATTCTTGCGCGGAGGAATCCGAATCAGCGTTCATCCGCGCAGCATGCTTGACGGGCTCACATGA
- a CDS encoding DUF1540 domain-containing protein, whose translation MDMPVVRNCAADACAYNRDQACHALAITIGDSQMAACDTFFGIPRKGGSPMPAGQVGACKMDDCTHNVDLECQAPDISIGRMRDSAECMTYQRS comes from the coding sequence ATGGACATGCCCGTCGTACGCAACTGCGCGGCCGACGCCTGCGCCTACAACCGCGACCAGGCCTGCCACGCGCTGGCCATCACGATCGGCGACTCGCAGATGGCCGCCTGCGACACCTTCTTCGGGATCCCCCGCAAGGGCGGGTCGCCGATGCCGGCGGGCCAGGTCGGCGCCTGCAAGATGGACGACTGCACGCACAACGTCGACCTGGAGTGCCAGGCGCCGGACATCAGCATCGGCCGGATGCGCGACTCCGCGGAGTGCATGACATACCAGCGCTCCTGA
- a CDS encoding VOC family protein — MTTPGQLHHVELWVADLAATKESLGWLLGELGWTVFQDWAAGISWRLGPTYLVAEQSPALRPGPHDRCRAGLNHLAFHIAGRGEVDRLVAAAPGHGWELMFADRHPHAGGPDHYAGYLEDGQGFEVELVASG, encoded by the coding sequence GTGACCACACCTGGACAGCTTCACCACGTCGAACTCTGGGTCGCCGACCTGGCCGCCACCAAGGAGAGCCTGGGCTGGTTGCTGGGCGAGCTCGGCTGGACCGTCTTCCAGGACTGGGCTGCCGGGATCAGCTGGCGGCTCGGCCCGACGTACCTCGTCGCCGAGCAGTCACCCGCGCTACGGCCCGGCCCGCACGACCGGTGCCGCGCCGGCCTGAACCACCTGGCGTTCCACATCGCCGGACGAGGCGAGGTCGACCGACTGGTAGCCGCCGCACCCGGCCACGGGTGGGAGCTGATGTTCGCCGACAGGCATCCGCACGCGGGCGGACCTGACCACTACGCCGGCTACCTCGAGGACGGCCAGGGCTTCGAGGTGGAACTCGTCGCATCCGGCTAG
- a CDS encoding sulfatase-like hydrolase/transferase: MASASASPPSPPTNSRRPNVVLVVSDDHGYADRGALGIDPRVRTPALDRLAATGVTCEQAYVTAPICSPSRAGLIGGQYQQRWGARWFDTSAFPDHLPSLAERFADLGFATGYLGKVHYGGEGRGDRACPPHHGFAESWYGLAGQQMGRLNYLHHSRSAVERYGPEASWRMAVQPMLDGDEESELEGFLTDEIGARARDFVARHEDEPFFLMVAFNAVHNFCFQLPEEELVKRGLAKVDDWDPSVSAYVDWYDGAIWPDLPDGRDYYLAQLELMDAQIGRLLDELETRGLAEDTIVVYTTDNGGSTCNFGVNAPLRGTKYTLWEGGIRVPFLVRWPGGGVGSDAGVRSDGGVGSTGGVRSDGGAAGTAGAQGARSTYRLVSTLDLYPTLLSAAGADQTAWEHSDGVDQLPALRGEPDAPGHDTLHWDCGFQWAVRHGDWKLRHADDGPHAQALLRTEHAEVGVGDRLTHLGDDIGEERDLAAEHPELVAELTARHRAWQADVASRRSADIT; encoded by the coding sequence ATGGCCTCAGCCTCAGCGTCTCCACCTTCGCCACCGACGAACTCCCGGCGGCCGAACGTCGTGCTCGTCGTCTCCGACGACCACGGGTACGCCGACCGCGGCGCCCTCGGCATCGACCCGCGGGTGCGTACGCCCGCCCTCGACCGACTGGCGGCCACCGGTGTCACCTGCGAACAGGCGTACGTCACCGCGCCGATCTGCAGCCCCTCGCGAGCCGGGCTGATCGGCGGCCAGTACCAGCAGCGGTGGGGCGCCCGGTGGTTCGACACCAGCGCGTTCCCCGACCACCTTCCCTCCCTGGCCGAACGCTTCGCCGACCTCGGCTTCGCCACCGGGTACCTGGGCAAGGTGCACTACGGCGGTGAGGGACGTGGCGACCGGGCCTGTCCGCCGCACCACGGGTTCGCCGAGAGCTGGTACGGCCTGGCCGGGCAGCAGATGGGCCGGCTCAACTACCTGCACCACTCCCGGTCGGCGGTGGAGCGGTACGGGCCGGAGGCGTCGTGGCGGATGGCCGTGCAGCCGATGCTCGACGGCGACGAGGAGTCGGAGCTGGAAGGCTTCCTGACCGACGAGATCGGCGCCCGGGCGCGTGACTTCGTGGCGCGGCACGAGGACGAGCCGTTCTTCTTGATGGTGGCGTTCAACGCGGTGCACAACTTCTGCTTCCAGCTGCCGGAGGAGGAGCTTGTCAAGCGCGGGTTGGCGAAGGTCGACGACTGGGACCCGTCGGTGTCTGCGTACGTCGACTGGTACGACGGCGCGATCTGGCCCGATCTGCCCGACGGGCGGGACTATTACCTCGCCCAGCTGGAACTCATGGACGCCCAGATCGGCCGGCTGCTGGACGAACTGGAGACCCGGGGCCTGGCCGAGGACACGATCGTCGTCTACACCACCGACAACGGCGGCTCCACCTGCAACTTCGGTGTCAACGCGCCCTTGCGCGGGACGAAGTACACGCTGTGGGAAGGCGGGATCCGGGTGCCGTTCCTGGTCCGCTGGCCGGGTGGCGGCGTCGGCAGTGACGCTGGCGTCCGCAGTGACGGTGGCGTCGGCAGTACCGGTGGCGTCCGCAGTGACGGTGGTGCTGCCGGGACCGCCGGGGCGCAGGGTGCGCGCTCGACCTACCGGCTGGTGAGCACGCTGGACCTCTATCCCACGTTGCTGTCCGCAGCGGGCGCCGACCAGACGGCGTGGGAGCACAGCGACGGCGTCGACCAGTTGCCCGCGCTGCGGGGCGAACCGGACGCGCCGGGCCACGACACGCTGCACTGGGACTGCGGATTCCAGTGGGCGGTCCGCCACGGTGACTGGAAGCTCCGGCACGCCGATGACGGCCCGCACGCTCAGGCGCTGCTGCGGACCGAGCACGCCGAGGTCGGCGTGGGCGACCGGCTCACCCACCTCGGCGATGACATCGGTGAGGAACGCGACCTCGCCGCCGAACACCCAGAACTGGTCGCCGAGCTCACCGCGCGGCACCGGGCCTGGCAGGCGGACGTGGCATCGCGTAGGTCAGCGGACATCACGTAG
- the purB gene encoding adenylosuccinate lyase — translation MGGVPQPVIPDVLAARYASAPLAHLWSPAHKIVLERRLWLAVLRAQQELGVQVPDGVVEAYERVVDQVDLDSIREREKVTRHDVKARIEEFCALAGQEHIHKGMTSRDLTENVEQLQVRASLELVRDRVVATVVRLADRAAEYSTLVMAGRSHNVAAQATTLGKRFASAADELLVALERLEDLLTRYPLRGIKGPVGTAQDQLDLLDGDASRLAELERRVSEHLGFERVLTSVGQVYPRSLDFDVLSALVQASAAPSSFATTVRLMAGNELVTEGFQPGQVGSSAMPHKMNTRSCERVNGLAVVLRGYLSMVGELAGDQWNEGDVSCSVVRRVALPDAFFAADGLFQTFLTVVADFGAFPAVVQRELDRYLPFLATTKILMAAVRRGVGRETAHEVIKEHAVGVALEMREKGVDRNDLFDRLADDGRLGLSRGELDALVDDPLTFTGAAAAQVAEVVRRAQEVAERYPEAAAYAPESIL, via the coding sequence ATGGGTGGCGTGCCGCAGCCTGTGATCCCCGACGTCCTCGCCGCCCGCTACGCCTCCGCCCCGCTGGCCCACCTGTGGTCACCGGCGCACAAGATCGTTCTCGAACGCCGTCTGTGGCTGGCCGTGCTCCGTGCCCAGCAGGAGCTCGGTGTCCAGGTGCCCGACGGAGTCGTCGAGGCGTACGAACGCGTCGTCGACCAGGTGGACCTCGACTCCATCCGGGAGCGGGAGAAGGTGACCCGCCACGACGTGAAGGCCCGGATCGAGGAGTTCTGCGCCCTCGCCGGCCAGGAGCACATCCACAAGGGCATGACCAGCCGCGACCTCACCGAGAACGTCGAGCAGCTGCAGGTGCGGGCGTCGCTGGAACTGGTCCGCGACCGGGTGGTCGCCACCGTCGTCCGCCTCGCCGACCGGGCCGCGGAGTACTCCACGCTGGTGATGGCCGGGCGCAGCCACAACGTCGCGGCGCAGGCCACCACGCTCGGCAAGCGGTTCGCCTCCGCGGCCGACGAGCTGCTGGTCGCGCTGGAACGCCTGGAGGACCTGCTCACCCGCTACCCGCTGCGGGGGATCAAGGGTCCGGTCGGCACCGCGCAGGACCAGCTCGACCTGCTCGACGGGGACGCCTCGCGGCTGGCCGAACTCGAGCGCCGGGTCAGCGAGCACCTCGGGTTCGAGCGGGTGCTCACCAGCGTGGGGCAGGTCTATCCGAGGTCGCTGGACTTCGACGTGCTGTCCGCGCTCGTCCAGGCCTCCGCCGCGCCGTCCAGCTTCGCCACCACGGTGCGCCTGATGGCCGGGAACGAGCTGGTCACCGAGGGCTTCCAGCCCGGCCAGGTCGGCTCCTCGGCGATGCCGCACAAGATGAACACCCGCTCGTGTGAACGCGTGAACGGCCTGGCCGTGGTGCTGCGCGGCTACCTGTCGATGGTCGGCGAACTCGCCGGAGACCAGTGGAACGAGGGCGACGTGTCCTGTTCGGTCGTCCGCCGGGTCGCCCTGCCGGACGCGTTCTTCGCCGCCGACGGGTTGTTCCAGACGTTCCTCACCGTAGTCGCCGACTTCGGTGCGTTCCCCGCCGTCGTGCAGCGCGAGCTCGACCGCTACCTGCCGTTCCTCGCCACCACGAAGATCCTGATGGCGGCGGTACGCCGGGGCGTCGGCCGGGAGACCGCGCACGAAGTGATCAAGGAGCACGCCGTCGGGGTCGCGCTGGAGATGCGGGAGAAGGGCGTGGACCGCAACGACCTGTTCGACCGGCTCGCCGATGACGGCCGGCTCGGTCTGTCCCGCGGTGAGCTGGACGCGCTGGTCGACGACCCTCTGACCTTCACCGGCGCGGCGGCGGCGCAGGTGGCCGAGGTCGTACGCCGGGCACAGGAGGTGGCCGAGCGCTATCCGGAGGCGGCGGCGTACGCGCCCGAGTCGATCCTCTAG
- a CDS encoding NAD(P)-dependent oxidoreductase, whose translation MPDTNLPKVAFLGLGRMGAPMARHVLTAGYDLAVWNRTRDKAEPFGRDGAQVADTPARAVAGRQVVVLMLATPEAVRDVLFDPDDGVVNAAEPGTLVIDSSTIGPTASREVAARLAERDLRYVDAPVYGSVAPATEGTLRVFAGGDAEDFERARPLLELWGDPDKVDLVGPVGTGSAAKLVVNLTLGTSIAAIGEALRLGRELDLEQSLINSLIEASPLGAAFPPIRAIMESGQAQPANFELGLLRKDLDLCLAEVDDLALTGAAREACQRAMAAGHASDDARALAVVMAGLM comes from the coding sequence ATGCCCGACACGAATCTCCCGAAGGTGGCCTTCCTCGGACTGGGCCGGATGGGCGCGCCGATGGCCCGGCACGTGCTGACCGCCGGGTACGACCTGGCGGTGTGGAACCGCACCCGCGACAAGGCCGAGCCGTTCGGACGCGACGGCGCGCAGGTCGCCGACACACCGGCACGGGCGGTGGCCGGCCGGCAGGTGGTCGTCCTCATGCTCGCCACCCCCGAGGCCGTCCGCGACGTGCTGTTCGACCCCGACGACGGCGTGGTGAACGCCGCCGAGCCGGGCACGCTGGTAATCGACTCCAGCACCATCGGGCCCACCGCGTCCCGCGAGGTCGCGGCCCGGCTGGCCGAGCGCGATCTGCGCTACGTCGACGCGCCGGTCTACGGTTCGGTCGCCCCGGCCACCGAGGGGACGCTGCGGGTCTTCGCCGGCGGCGACGCCGAGGACTTCGAGCGGGCCCGGCCGCTGCTGGAACTGTGGGGCGACCCGGACAAGGTGGATCTGGTGGGCCCGGTCGGCACCGGCAGTGCCGCGAAACTTGTCGTCAACCTCACCCTGGGCACCTCGATCGCCGCCATCGGGGAGGCGCTGCGGCTCGGCCGCGAGCTGGACCTGGAACAGTCCCTCATCAACTCCCTGATCGAGGCCAGCCCGCTCGGCGCGGCGTTCCCGCCGATCCGGGCGATCATGGAAAGTGGGCAGGCCCAGCCGGCGAACTTCGAGCTCGGCCTGCTGCGCAAGGACCTCGACCTGTGCCTGGCCGAGGTCGACGACCTCGCCCTGACCGGCGCGGCCCGGGAGGCCTGCCAGCGGGCGATGGCCGCGGGGCACGCCTCCGACGACGCCCGGGCGCTCGCCGTCGTGATGGCCGGCCTCATGTGA
- the purD gene encoding phosphoribosylamine--glycine ligase — MDVLLVGSGGREHALALALSRDPEVSALHAAPGNVGMEPLAHLHPLDLADNAAIADLAARLGVDLVVIGPEAPLVAGAADAVRARGIACFGPSAAAARIEGSKAFAKEVMAAAGVPTAMAHVCEKPEEVAAALDAFGPPYVVKDDGLAAGKGVVVTEDRDAALAHAAGCERVVVEEYLAGPEVSLFGICDGTTVLPLLPAQDFKRAWEGDAGPNTGGMGAYAPLDWTPPGFVDDVVARVLQPTVDELRHRGTPFVGVLYAGLALTARGIRVIEFNCRFGDPETQVVLALLKSPLGRLLYAAATGDLASAEPPRWLDGAAVTVVISSAGYPESARRGDPIEGAEEADRLEGVDVIHAGTARDADGRLVTAGGRVLAVTAYGSDLRLARDRVYDAVARISVEGGHHRSDIAAKAALGEIVVPTS, encoded by the coding sequence ATGGACGTACTCCTCGTCGGGTCCGGTGGCCGTGAGCACGCGCTCGCTCTCGCCCTGTCGCGCGATCCGGAGGTCTCCGCCCTGCACGCGGCGCCCGGGAACGTCGGCATGGAGCCGCTCGCGCACCTGCACCCGCTCGACCTCGCCGACAACGCCGCCATCGCCGACCTCGCGGCCCGGCTGGGGGTCGACCTGGTGGTGATCGGGCCGGAGGCGCCGCTGGTCGCCGGTGCCGCCGACGCGGTACGCGCCCGCGGGATCGCCTGCTTCGGGCCGTCCGCCGCGGCCGCCCGGATCGAGGGGTCGAAGGCGTTCGCCAAGGAGGTCATGGCCGCCGCCGGTGTGCCCACCGCGATGGCGCACGTGTGCGAGAAGCCCGAGGAGGTGGCCGCCGCGCTGGACGCGTTCGGTCCGCCGTACGTCGTGAAGGACGACGGGCTCGCGGCCGGCAAGGGCGTCGTGGTCACCGAGGACCGGGACGCGGCGCTCGCGCACGCGGCCGGGTGCGAACGCGTGGTGGTCGAGGAGTACCTCGCGGGCCCGGAGGTGTCGCTGTTCGGCATCTGTGACGGAACGACGGTCCTACCCCTGCTTCCCGCGCAGGACTTCAAGCGCGCCTGGGAGGGCGACGCCGGGCCCAACACCGGCGGCATGGGTGCGTATGCACCGCTGGACTGGACGCCGCCTGGGTTCGTCGACGACGTGGTGGCGCGCGTGCTGCAGCCCACGGTCGACGAGCTGCGGCACCGGGGAACGCCGTTCGTCGGCGTTCTCTACGCCGGGCTCGCGCTCACCGCACGCGGTATCCGGGTGATCGAGTTCAACTGCCGGTTCGGTGACCCGGAGACCCAGGTCGTGCTGGCGCTGCTGAAGTCACCGCTCGGGCGGCTGCTGTACGCCGCGGCAACCGGGGATCTCGCCAGCGCCGAGCCGCCGCGCTGGCTGGACGGCGCGGCGGTCACCGTGGTGATCTCCTCCGCCGGGTACCCCGAGAGCGCCCGGCGCGGCGACCCGATCGAGGGCGCGGAGGAGGCCGACCGGCTGGAGGGTGTCGACGTCATCCACGCCGGCACGGCACGCGACGCCGACGGCCGGCTGGTGACCGCCGGCGGCCGGGTGCTCGCGGTGACGGCGTACGGATCGGACCTGCGGCTCGCGCGGGACAGGGTCTACGACGCGGTGGCCCGGATCTCGGTCGAGGGCGGGCACCACCGCAGTGACATCGCCGCGAAGGCAGCGCTGGGCGAGATCGTCGTACCCACGTCGTGA
- a CDS encoding NTP pyrophosphohydrolase encodes MSADLPTLVVVDAANVMGSVPDGWWRDRSGAAARVRDALADVAAAGLPGVVDPPAEVVLVTEGAARDVPDTPSVRVVPARGSGDDAIVDLVRSAGPDRRRVVVVTADRGLRNRVQALGAEVVGPRTVYPR; translated from the coding sequence ATGAGTGCTGACCTGCCGACGCTGGTGGTGGTGGACGCCGCCAACGTGATGGGTTCGGTGCCGGACGGCTGGTGGCGGGACCGCTCCGGTGCGGCCGCCCGGGTCCGGGACGCGCTCGCTGACGTCGCCGCTGCCGGGCTGCCCGGCGTGGTCGACCCGCCGGCGGAGGTGGTGCTGGTCACCGAGGGCGCCGCGCGGGACGTGCCGGATACGCCGTCCGTCCGCGTCGTTCCGGCGCGCGGCTCCGGCGACGACGCAATCGTGGACCTGGTGCGTTCGGCCGGACCCGACCGACGGCGGGTCGTGGTGGTCACCGCCGACCGGGGACTGCGAAACCGCGTCCAGGCGCTCGGCGCCGAGGTGGTCGGGCCGCGCACCGTCTACCCGCGCTGA